The DNA window GCTGATCGCCCGCTCGATCACGAACTTCGGCATCCTGCCCCCCTGCTGAAAGGGGGAGAGCATAGCAGGTTCCGGGGCCCGGACGCTCCAGGTCACGATCGAGGCTGCCTGACGGCCCGAACGAGGTCGTCGATCGTGCGCGGCGCCGCGCCGGGGGCCGGCGGAGCCACGGAAATGGTGGACGTCCGGTTCACGTTGAACAGCTCGCCGGCCGTGCGCCCTTCGCCGCTCGCGCCGGCGGCGCGCCAGATCACCAGCACGCGGCCGGCGATCCTGCCCGGCTCGCGCGACTGCAGCACCCACGATTCAGTCAGCGTGAACGTGCCGTCCTGGTAGGTCGCCGGGAGCGCCAGCGTCCCATCCATCGCGATCGGGCCGCTCGCCTGGTTTGATCGCAACGTGCCCAGCGATGCCGTGCCGCTCACCGAGTCGTTCGTCTGCGTGAACACGAAGCTCAGGGGAAGCACCCGGTTGTTCGGGAACTCACGGCAGAAGTCCACGCCCGCAAACGCGCCCGAGTGCTCGCACCCGGCGATGAGATAGCTTCCGACCCACGTCCCCTGGAAATTCGGGATGCCGCGCACCCGTTTCGTGCCGCGCACGCCCGCGTAATCGACGAACACGGTGACCTCGCCAGCCCCGACAAAGCGGACGTCGCCGTTGCCGCTCGCGGTCGCCACCGCCGGCGCGTCGGAGCCCCACGTGCCGGAGACCGGCTGCGTCGCCCCGTTCGACATGGTCGCGGCCGCGGTGAACGTGAACGCCTGCCCGATCGCGAACATGGACGCGTTGTCGGGCGTGGTGATGCTGAGGGATGTCACCGACGGCGCCGGCGCGGTGCTGGCGCCGCCGCTCGAACCCCCGCAGCCCGAGGCGAAGAGAAGGACTGTTGCCACGCAGGTCAGTGTCAGTTGTTTCCTCACAGGTTACGTCTCCTTGGTGTGAGTCAGCCGGCAAACGCGGAAAGATGGACGAGGCGGTCGTCGTGGGCGAGCGCTGCGGCGGACAGACCCGGCGCCTTGATGCGGACGTCGACGCCGAGGCCCGGCGCCGGCATGGCCTTGCCGGTGGCGATGCGGAGCGCCGAGACACACTGCTCGGCGGCGACCCGCAGCCCGGACTGGCGGCGCGGTGCGGACGCCCGCGCGTGCCAGCGCCCCGCCTCCACGCACGAGACGGGACGGGAACATCGTGACGTTCTGCACGGTGAGGTCGAGTCCGAGCGTCACGCGGGAGACGGCATCCGCAAGAGGCGTCATGCGACTACCGTACGAGGGGCTGGTGACAGGGGTGGTCACGGAAATCGCGTAGTAAGATCCGCGGCGTGAGGAACTCCGAGCTGATTCGGCAGTGGAGGATCCTGCAGGCGATCGACGTCACGCCGACGGGAGTCTCCGTGCGGCGGCTGGCGGGAAAACTGACCGTCCACCAGCGCACGATCCGCCGGGACCTCGACGCGCTCGAGCGCGCGGGGTTCCCGATCTACTGCGACCGCGACAACGGGACGGCGCTCTACAAGTTCAACACGAAGCCGTTCAAACGGCTGGAGCAGATCGGCCTGGGGCTGCCGGAAGTGTGCGCGCTGTACATGAGCCGATCGATGCTCGACGCGCTGGCGGCGCTGCCGTTCCGCGACGACCTCGCCAGCGCGATGACGAAGATGGAGTCAACGCTGCCCGACGGCGTCCGCAAGTTCCTCGACGCGCTGCCGGCGGTGCTGCAGGCCAAGGCGGAACCGCGCAAGCGGCGCGACGAGCGGCGCCTGCAGGAGATCATGCCGCGCATCATCGACACTTCGCTCAACCGCAAGCGGGTGCGGATGTCGTATCACTCGTTTTCAAGCCGGCGGGTGAAGGAATACCTCATCGAGCCGCTGCGGCTCGCCTACGCGCAGGGCGGGATCTACCTGATCGCGTACGTCCCGGAGTACGGGCAGCCGCGCACGTTCGCCGTCGAGCGCATCCGCACGTACGCGGAAACCGGGGAGCGATTCGAGGCCGCCTCGCGCACGCTGACCGACAAGCCGTTCAAGAACTCGCTCGGCGTACACACGGGAGAAGCGAGGCGGATCGAGATTGAGTTCGACCGCCAGGTGTCGGCGTACGTCAACGAGCGCGAGTGGCACCCCTCGCAGCGGGTGAACGAACGGCCCGACGGCTCGGTCCTGGTCGCGCTTGATGTCTGCATCGACCCGGCGCTCAGAAGCTGGATCCTCAGCTTCGGCCCCTTTGCGCGCGTCGTCGCGCCACGCGAGCTGGCGGAAGAAATCCTCGAGGAACTCGAGGAAGCGCGCGAGAAGTACGCGCCGCGGATGGACTTCGAAGGGTCCGCGATGCCGCGCATGTACCAGGTGACAATGCCGCGGCTGCCCTTCTCACGGCCGTCGTAAGCCTCGTCCGCTCGCTGCGCGTTGTAGGTGTTTGTCCTACAAACACGCCGGCGCGCGAAAGGACGCAGTACAATCCGGTGGTCTTCATGTTTCCGGACCAGTTGAACGGCTGGAAGGAAATTGCCGCGTACATCGGCAAGAGCGTGCGCGCGGCTCAGCGCTGGGAGGAAGAGCTCGGCCTCCCGATCCACCGCATCAAAACCCCCGCCGGACAGATCGTGTTCGCGCGCCGATCCGAGATCGACG is part of the Acidobacteriota bacterium genome and encodes:
- a CDS encoding Ig-like domain-containing protein; this encodes MATVLLFASGCGGSSGGASTAPAPSVTSLSITTPDNASMFAIGQAFTFTAAATMSNGATQPVSGTWGSDAPAVATASGNGDVRFVGAGEVTVFVDYAGVRGTKRVRGIPNFQGTWVGSYLIAGCEHSGAFAGVDFCREFPNNRVLPLSFVFTQTNDSVSGTASLGTLRSNQASGPIAMDGTLALPATYQDGTFTLTESWVLQSREPGRIAGRVLVIWRAAGASGEGRTAGELFNVNRTSTISVAPPAPGAAPRTIDDLVRAVRQPRS
- a CDS encoding transcriptional regulator — translated: MRNSELIRQWRILQAIDVTPTGVSVRRLAGKLTVHQRTIRRDLDALERAGFPIYCDRDNGTALYKFNTKPFKRLEQIGLGLPEVCALYMSRSMLDALAALPFRDDLASAMTKMESTLPDGVRKFLDALPAVLQAKAEPRKRRDERRLQEIMPRIIDTSLNRKRVRMSYHSFSSRRVKEYLIEPLRLAYAQGGIYLIAYVPEYGQPRTFAVERIRTYAETGERFEAASRTLTDKPFKNSLGVHTGEARRIEIEFDRQVSAYVNEREWHPSQRVNERPDGSVLVALDVCIDPALRSWILSFGPFARVVAPRELAEEILEELEEAREKYAPRMDFEGSAMPRMYQVTMPRLPFSRPS